In one Pseudomonas sp. SG20056 genomic region, the following are encoded:
- a CDS encoding FMN-dependent NADH-azoreductase, whose translation MANVLVIESSARQQGSVSRQLTAQFIANWSAANPADQIKVRDLAVDQVPHLDANLLGGWMTPAGQQSEAEQAALALSNLLTDELLAADVLVLAAPMYNFAIPSTLKAWLDHVLRAGVTFKYTETGPQGLLSGKRAFVLTARGGIYAGGTQDHQEPYLRQALAFVGIHDVSFIHAEGLNLGGDFMEKGLNQAKAQLAQAI comes from the coding sequence ATGGCAAACGTCCTGGTAATTGAAAGCAGCGCTCGTCAGCAAGGTTCGGTTTCGCGTCAGCTGACAGCACAATTTATTGCCAACTGGTCGGCTGCCAACCCGGCCGATCAGATCAAGGTGCGTGACCTTGCGGTTGATCAGGTGCCGCACCTGGACGCCAACCTGCTGGGTGGCTGGATGACCCCGGCTGGGCAGCAAAGCGAGGCCGAGCAGGCTGCGTTGGCGCTGTCCAACCTGCTCACCGACGAGCTGCTGGCCGCCGATGTGCTGGTGCTGGCCGCCCCCATGTACAACTTCGCCATCCCCAGCACCTTGAAGGCTTGGCTCGACCACGTTTTGCGCGCCGGGGTGACCTTCAAGTACACCGAAACTGGCCCGCAAGGCCTGCTCAGCGGCAAGCGCGCCTTTGTCCTGACCGCGCGCGGCGGCATTTACGCCGGCGGTACGCAGGATCATCAGGAACCCTACCTGCGTCAGGCGCTGGCCTTTGTCGGTATCCACGATGTCAGCTTTATCCATGCCGAAGGCCTCAACCTGGGCGGCGACTTTATGGAAAAGGGTCTGAACCAGGCCAAGGCACAACTGGCCCAGGCCATCTGA
- a CDS encoding peptidylprolyl isomerase has protein sequence MFKTLTLAACSILFAGSLLAAENPKVLLTTSLGDIEIELNAEKAPISTANFLSYVDSGYYAGTQFHRVIPGFMVQGGGFDADMQQKDTQAPIKNEADNGLHNVRGTLAMARTQVRDSATSQFFINHKDNAFLDHGSRDFGYAVFGKVVKGMDVVDKIAQVPTANRGGHQNVPSEPVLITAAKRL, from the coding sequence ATGTTCAAGACCCTCACCCTCGCCGCCTGCTCCATCCTGTTTGCCGGCAGCTTGCTCGCCGCCGAAAATCCAAAAGTGCTGCTGACCACCAGCCTTGGGGACATCGAGATCGAGCTGAATGCCGAGAAGGCGCCGATCAGCACCGCCAACTTCCTCAGCTACGTCGACAGCGGCTACTACGCCGGCACCCAGTTCCACCGGGTGATTCCGGGCTTTATGGTGCAAGGCGGCGGTTTCGATGCCGACATGCAGCAGAAAGACACCCAGGCGCCGATCAAGAACGAAGCCGACAACGGCCTGCACAACGTTCGCGGTACCCTGGCCATGGCCCGCACCCAGGTACGCGACTCCGCCACCAGCCAGTTCTTTATCAACCACAAGGACAACGCCTTCCTCGACCACGGCTCGCGTGATTTCGGTTACGCGGTGTTCGGCAAAGTGGTGAAGGGCATGGACGTGGTCGACAAGATCGCCCAGGTGCCGACTGCCAACCGCGGCGGCCATCAGAACGTCCCGAGTGAGCCGGTGCTGATCACCGCCGCCAAGCGTCTCTGA
- a CDS encoding LysR family transcriptional regulator, with translation MKAPRVTLDQWRTLQAVVDHGGFAQAAEVLHRSQSSVSYTVARMQEQLGVPLLRIDGRKAVLTEAGDVLLRRSRQLVKQASQLEDLAHHMEQGWEAEVRLVVDAAYPNARLVRALTAFMPQSRGCRVRLREEVLSGVEEVLKDGMADLAISALNIPGFLGAEMSTVEFVAVAHPDHPLHRLQRVVTFQDLEAQMQVVIRDSGRQQPRDVGWLGAEQRWTVGSLATAATFVSNGLGFAWLPRHMIERELKDGLLKPLPLDQGGSRNPLFFLYSNKDKPLGPATQILVELIQRFDAAPLNAAFAAPLPSA, from the coding sequence ATGAAAGCCCCCCGCGTAACCCTCGACCAATGGCGCACCCTGCAGGCAGTGGTCGACCATGGCGGCTTTGCTCAGGCCGCCGAGGTGCTGCACCGCTCGCAATCCTCGGTCAGCTACACCGTGGCGCGTATGCAGGAGCAACTGGGCGTACCGCTGCTGCGTATCGATGGGCGCAAAGCGGTGCTCACCGAAGCCGGTGACGTGCTGCTGCGCCGCTCGCGGCAGCTGGTCAAACAGGCCAGCCAGCTGGAAGACCTTGCCCATCATATGGAGCAGGGCTGGGAAGCCGAAGTGCGCCTGGTGGTCGATGCCGCCTACCCCAACGCCCGCCTGGTACGCGCGCTGACCGCCTTTATGCCGCAAAGCCGTGGCTGCCGGGTGCGCCTGCGCGAGGAAGTGTTGTCTGGCGTGGAAGAAGTGCTCAAGGACGGCATGGCCGACCTGGCCATCAGCGCGCTGAATATCCCCGGTTTTCTCGGTGCGGAAATGAGTACCGTGGAATTTGTCGCCGTGGCTCACCCCGATCACCCGCTGCACCGCCTGCAGCGGGTCGTAACCTTCCAGGATCTGGAAGCCCAGATGCAGGTGGTGATCCGCGATTCCGGGCGCCAGCAACCGCGCGACGTTGGCTGGCTCGGCGCCGAACAGCGCTGGACGGTCGGCAGCCTGGCCACCGCTGCCACCTTTGTCAGCAACGGCCTGGGCTTTGCCTGGTTGCCGCGCCATATGATTGAGCGCGAACTCAAGGACGGCCTGCTCAAACCCTTGCCGCTGGATCAGGGCGGCAGCCGTAATCCGCTGTTCTTCCTCTATTCAAACAAGGACAAGCCCCTGGGCCCGGCCACGCAGATTCTCGTCGAGCTGATCCAGCGCTTCGATGCAGCGCCTTTGAATGCAGCCTTTGCTGCGCCCCTGCCCTCAGCCTGA
- a CDS encoding GNAT family N-acetyltransferase, whose amino-acid sequence MLPTSLNSIHEIAASQWDALLTDAQPFLRHAFLAALEDSGSVGGRTGWQPAHMVLKGEQSQLLAAMPSYVKSHSYGEYVFDHGWADACHRAGIDYYPKLLGAIPFSPVAGQRVLGEPQAAGLLLDELSAGLEQQGLSSLHINFTTEAENALLQGRDGWLSRLGCQFHWRNRGYRDFQDFLDALSSRKRKQMRKEREQVAGQGIEFDWREGHQLSELEWDFVYLCYANTYRVRGQSPYLTRAFFSLLAERMPEMIRVVLAHQAGRPVAMAFSLVGGDSLYGRYWGCLAEFDRLHFETCFYQGMDFAIANGLQRFDAGAQGEHKLIRGFEPVITHSWHYLCHPGLRNAVANFLAEEQHGVRGYAEQARELLPYRQ is encoded by the coding sequence ATGTTGCCGACCAGCCTGAACTCCATCCATGAAATTGCCGCCAGTCAGTGGGACGCGCTGCTGACTGATGCGCAGCCTTTCTTGCGCCACGCCTTTCTCGCGGCACTGGAAGACAGTGGCAGTGTGGGCGGGCGCACTGGCTGGCAGCCGGCCCATATGGTTTTAAAGGGCGAGCAAAGCCAACTGCTGGCAGCCATGCCGAGCTACGTGAAAAGCCACTCATACGGCGAATACGTGTTCGATCATGGCTGGGCGGATGCCTGCCACCGTGCGGGCATCGACTACTACCCCAAGCTGCTCGGTGCGATTCCTTTTTCGCCTGTGGCGGGCCAGCGCGTGTTGGGCGAGCCACAGGCGGCTGGGCTGTTACTTGATGAGCTCAGCGCTGGCCTGGAGCAACAGGGGCTGTCGAGCCTGCATATAAACTTCACCACCGAGGCCGAAAATGCCCTGCTGCAGGGCCGCGATGGCTGGTTGTCGCGTCTGGGTTGTCAGTTTCACTGGCGTAACCGTGGCTACCGGGATTTTCAGGATTTCCTTGATGCGCTCAGTTCGCGCAAGCGTAAACAGATGCGCAAAGAGCGTGAGCAGGTGGCGGGGCAGGGCATCGAGTTTGACTGGCGTGAGGGCCATCAGCTCAGTGAGCTGGAGTGGGATTTCGTCTACCTGTGTTACGCCAATACCTACCGGGTGCGCGGCCAGTCACCCTATCTGACGCGCGCCTTTTTTAGTCTGCTGGCCGAGCGCATGCCCGAGATGATCCGCGTGGTGCTCGCCCATCAGGCCGGTAGACCGGTGGCCATGGCCTTTAGCCTGGTCGGTGGAGACAGCCTGTACGGACGTTACTGGGGTTGTCTGGCCGAGTTTGATCGGCTGCATTTTGAGACCTGTTTTTATCAGGGCATGGACTTTGCCATTGCCAATGGCCTGCAACGCTTCGACGCCGGTGCCCAGGGCGAGCACAAGCTGATTCGTGGTTTTGAACCGGTCATCACCCACTCCTGGCACTACCTCTGCCACCCCGGCTTGCGCAATGCCGTGGCGAACTTTCTCGCCGAAGAACAGCACGGCGTGCGCGGCTACGCCGAACAGGCTCGCGAGCTGCTGCCGTACCGCCAATAG
- a CDS encoding ABC transporter ATP-binding protein: MLFRRFEHLIDVFKASPDIEPPAGMLAFYAYYLRQVWPLMIAVLVVGFVAALIEVALFSFLGQLIDMTQTTSSGEFFEQHQHTLLWMLLVALVIRPLVFGLHNLLTHQTINPGLTNLIRWQNHRYVLKQSLSFFQNDFAGRIAQRIMQTGPSLRDSAMQVVDALWHVLVYAASALYLFAAADLRLIAPLLLWIVGYCAALWYFVPRIKERSAAASAARSKVMGRVVDGYSNVTTLKLFAHTQVEEHYAREAIQELLGKVRLQSRIITTLDFLITCINGMLIVGTGALALWLWDQQLISTGDIALALGLVIRINGMAEWIMWVVNGIFENVGTVQDGMKTIVQPRQVLDQTEAKPLQVNQGAVQFDNIHFHYGKRNGVIAGLSLTVAPGEKIGLIGPSGAGKSTLANLLLRLYDLESGRILIDGQNIAEVAQESLRAQIGMVTQDTSLLHRSIRDNLLYGKPEASEDELLDAVRKARADSFIPLLDDGMGGHGFDAQIGERGVKLSGGQRQRIAIARVLLKDAPILVLDEATSALDSEIEAAIQESLDTLMQGKTVIAIAHRLSTIARMDRLVVIDQGRIVETGSHSELIAAGGLYARLWQHQTGGFVGVD, encoded by the coding sequence ATGCTGTTCCGCCGTTTCGAACACCTGATCGACGTTTTCAAAGCCAGCCCCGATATCGAGCCGCCGGCCGGCATGCTGGCGTTCTACGCCTACTATTTGCGCCAGGTCTGGCCGCTGATGATCGCTGTGCTAGTGGTCGGTTTCGTCGCGGCTTTGATCGAAGTGGCGCTGTTCAGCTTCCTCGGTCAGCTGATCGATATGACGCAGACCACCTCAAGTGGCGAGTTTTTCGAACAGCATCAGCACACGCTGCTGTGGATGTTGCTGGTGGCGCTGGTCATCCGCCCGCTGGTCTTCGGCCTGCACAACCTGTTGACCCATCAGACCATCAACCCCGGCCTGACCAACCTGATCCGCTGGCAGAACCACCGTTATGTGCTCAAACAGAGCCTGAGCTTCTTCCAGAACGATTTCGCCGGGCGCATCGCCCAACGCATCATGCAGACCGGCCCTTCGCTGCGCGACTCGGCGATGCAAGTAGTCGACGCGCTCTGGCATGTGCTGGTGTATGCCGCCAGCGCGCTGTATCTGTTTGCCGCCGCCGACCTGCGCCTGATTGCGCCATTGCTGCTGTGGATAGTCGGCTACTGCGCAGCGCTCTGGTACTTCGTGCCGCGTATCAAGGAACGCTCAGCGGCGGCCTCGGCGGCGCGCTCGAAAGTCATGGGCCGGGTGGTCGACGGCTACAGCAACGTCACCACGCTCAAGCTTTTCGCCCACACCCAGGTCGAGGAACATTACGCCCGCGAAGCCATACAGGAACTGCTCGGCAAGGTTCGCTTGCAGTCGCGCATCATCACCACCCTGGATTTCCTGATCACCTGCATTAACGGCATGCTGATCGTCGGCACCGGCGCGCTGGCACTGTGGCTGTGGGATCAGCAACTGATCAGCACTGGCGACATTGCGCTGGCACTGGGCCTGGTGATTCGCATCAACGGCATGGCCGAATGGATCATGTGGGTGGTTAACGGCATCTTCGAAAACGTCGGCACCGTGCAGGACGGCATGAAAACCATCGTGCAGCCACGCCAGGTGCTCGACCAGACCGAAGCAAAACCACTGCAAGTCAACCAGGGCGCCGTGCAGTTCGACAACATCCACTTTCACTACGGCAAGCGCAACGGGGTGATCGCTGGCCTCAGCCTGACCGTGGCACCCGGAGAGAAGATCGGCCTGATCGGACCGTCCGGCGCCGGCAAATCAACCCTGGCCAACCTGCTGCTGCGCCTCTACGACCTGGAGAGCGGGCGCATCCTGATTGACGGTCAAAACATCGCCGAGGTGGCCCAGGAAAGCCTGCGCGCGCAGATCGGCATGGTCACCCAGGACACCTCGCTGCTGCACCGCTCGATCCGCGACAATCTGCTCTACGGCAAACCCGAGGCCAGTGAAGACGAGTTGCTCGACGCCGTACGCAAGGCCCGCGCCGACAGCTTTATCCCGCTGCTGGACGACGGCATGGGCGGCCATGGTTTCGACGCGCAGATCGGCGAGCGCGGGGTCAAACTCTCCGGCGGCCAGCGCCAGCGCATCGCCATCGCCCGTGTGCTGCTCAAGGACGCGCCGATCCTGGTGCTGGACGAAGCTACCTCGGCGCTGGACTCGGAAATCGAAGCGGCGATCCAGGAAAGCCTGGATACCCTGATGCAAGGCAAAACAGTGATCGCCATCGCCCACCGCCTGTCGACCATTGCACGCATGGATCGCCTGGTGGTGATCGACCAAGGGCGCATCGTCGAAACCGGCAGCCACAGTGAGCTGATCGCCGCAGGCGGCCTCTATGCACGACTCTGGCAGCATCAAACTGGCGGCTTTGTCGGCGTCGATTAA
- a CDS encoding alpha/beta hydrolase — MSFFDNDDCQLHYEEYGHGAPVLLVHGLGSSTRDWEYQIPELARHYRVIALDVRGHGRSDKPRERYSIQGFAEDVAALIEHLQLPQVHLVGISMGGMIGFQLGVDRPELLKSLCIVNSGPEVKAKSPRDYIEIAKRWSLSRLLSLDTIAKALGKLLFPKPEQEELRQKILVRWPQNDKRAYLASLDAIIGWGVRERLTRISCPTLVVTADRDYTPVAQKQAYVDEMPNARLLVIEDSRHATPLDQPEQFNSSLLAFLAEVEQAAPTAKPQ, encoded by the coding sequence ATGTCATTTTTCGATAACGACGACTGCCAGCTGCACTACGAGGAATACGGCCACGGCGCGCCCGTGCTGTTGGTCCACGGCCTCGGTTCGAGCACCCGCGACTGGGAATACCAGATTCCCGAGCTGGCTCGTCACTACCGGGTTATCGCCCTCGATGTGCGCGGCCATGGCCGCTCGGACAAACCCCGCGAGCGCTACAGCATCCAGGGTTTCGCCGAGGATGTGGCGGCGCTGATCGAGCACCTGCAACTGCCGCAGGTGCATCTGGTGGGCATCTCCATGGGCGGCATGATCGGCTTCCAGCTGGGGGTGGATCGCCCCGAATTGCTGAAGAGCCTGTGCATCGTCAACAGCGGCCCGGAAGTGAAGGCGAAAAGCCCGCGCGACTATATCGAGATTGCCAAACGCTGGAGCCTGTCGCGCCTGCTCAGCCTCGATACCATTGCCAAAGCCCTGGGCAAACTGCTGTTCCCCAAACCCGAGCAGGAAGAGCTACGGCAGAAAATCCTGGTGCGCTGGCCGCAGAACGACAAGCGTGCTTACCTAGCCAGCCTGGATGCGATTATCGGCTGGGGCGTGCGGGAACGCCTGACACGGATCAGCTGTCCGACTCTGGTGGTTACGGCCGACCGCGATTACACCCCGGTGGCGCAAAAGCAGGCCTACGTTGACGAAATGCCCAATGCGCGTCTGCTGGTAATCGAAGACTCGCGTCACGCCACACCGCTGGACCAACCCGAACAATTCAACAGCAGCCTGCTAGCCTTCCTTGCCGAAGTCGAACAGGCCGCCCCCACTGCCAAGCCACAATAA
- a CDS encoding dihydrofolate reductase family protein translates to MKSTLIYYVAASLDGYIARPDGRVDWLETIQAAGDDHGYHAFYDGIDALLMGRMTFDTLLNYQGDWPYLGKPCLVLTRYPHEQLPDGVSMRHCTPSEALAQLAEQGYERIWLVGGGSLAGNCFAAGLLDELVVSLVPYLLGAGIPMFASGLERSLKLHEQRSFSSGVVQLHYHVLPESLLGNDL, encoded by the coding sequence ATGAAATCCACCCTGATCTACTACGTAGCCGCCAGCCTGGACGGCTATATCGCTCGCCCGGATGGCCGGGTCGATTGGCTGGAAACCATCCAGGCTGCTGGCGACGACCACGGTTACCACGCTTTTTATGACGGCATCGACGCTCTGCTGATGGGCCGTATGACCTTCGACACGCTGCTGAACTACCAAGGTGATTGGCCCTACCTCGGCAAACCCTGCCTGGTACTGACTCGTTATCCGCACGAACAATTACCGGATGGCGTGAGCATGCGCCATTGCACGCCGAGCGAAGCCCTGGCGCAGCTGGCCGAACAAGGCTATGAGCGTATCTGGCTGGTCGGCGGCGGTTCGCTGGCCGGCAACTGTTTCGCCGCAGGGCTGCTCGACGAGCTGGTGGTGAGCCTGGTGCCTTATCTGCTGGGCGCCGGCATTCCAATGTTCGCCAGCGGTCTGGAGCGCAGCCTGAAACTGCATGAACAACGCAGCTTCAGCAGCGGCGTAGTACAGCTGCATTATCACGTACTGCCGGAAAGCCTTCTGGGCAATGACCTATAA
- a CDS encoding 7-cyano-7-deazaguanine/7-aminomethyl-7-deazaguanine transporter has product MLITAPQRLRNALIALVLFHILIIIASNYLVQLPITLFGWHTTWGAFSFPFIFLATDLTVRLLGKQAARRVIARVMLPALLISYIVSVLFQEASFRGFGALLEFNEFVLRISIASFLAYVLGQFLDIQVFDRLRQLSLWWVAPTVSTIFGNLLDTYAFFSVAFWNSSNPFMAEHWVEIATVDYGVKLVVSLLLFVPLYGMLLNAILRIMTATTAKTA; this is encoded by the coding sequence ATGCTAATTACCGCCCCTCAGCGCCTGCGTAATGCACTTATCGCACTGGTGCTGTTTCATATCCTGATCATCATCGCCAGCAACTACCTGGTGCAGCTGCCCATCACTCTGTTTGGCTGGCACACCACCTGGGGCGCGTTCAGCTTCCCGTTTATCTTCCTGGCCACCGACCTGACCGTACGCCTGCTCGGCAAACAGGCGGCGCGCCGGGTGATTGCCCGGGTGATGCTGCCGGCGCTGCTGATTTCCTACATCGTCTCGGTGCTGTTTCAGGAAGCCAGCTTTCGCGGCTTCGGCGCCTTGCTGGAGTTCAACGAGTTCGTGCTGCGCATTTCCATCGCCAGCTTCCTCGCCTACGTGCTGGGACAGTTTCTCGATATTCAGGTATTCGACCGCCTGCGCCAGCTGTCGCTGTGGTGGGTAGCGCCAACCGTGTCGACCATCTTCGGTAACCTGCTTGACACCTACGCGTTCTTCTCGGTGGCGTTCTGGAACAGCAGCAACCCGTTTATGGCCGAGCACTGGGTGGAAATCGCCACAGTGGATTACGGGGTCAAACTGGTGGTCAGCCTGCTGCTGTTCGTACCGCTCTACGGCATGCTGCTCAATGCCATACTGCGCATTATGACCGCCACCACGGCGAAGACGGCCTGA
- a CDS encoding 3-phosphoglycerate kinase: MKKLCCALLACLPLTVMAYPIEVEKQLNGAEVSATTQEIDHNMGGLQLYNYGRSDAKCTAVFRNGPEAPRTRKVVLPAGDSNSLAVKFSRSIIKLRVKLTCEIS, translated from the coding sequence ATGAAAAAGCTCTGTTGTGCACTGCTGGCCTGCCTACCGCTGACTGTAATGGCCTACCCGATCGAGGTGGAGAAACAGCTCAATGGCGCTGAAGTCTCGGCCACCACCCAGGAAATTGACCACAACATGGGCGGTTTGCAGCTGTACAACTATGGCCGCAGCGATGCTAAGTGCACGGCGGTATTTCGCAACGGCCCGGAAGCGCCGCGCACCCGCAAGGTCGTCCTGCCCGCTGGTGACAGCAACAGCCTGGCGGTGAAGTTCAGCCGCAGCATTATCAAGCTGCGGGTCAAACTGACCTGCGAAATCAGCTAA
- a CDS encoding MgtC/SapB family protein — MSAFALVDKLWLLPGVAVNLTLFLNMLGALLLGLLVGYERSYHGRAAGMRTYGMVCMASCALTVLCVYPQHWLGDHSLASVDPTRVIQGVVTGIGFLGAGLIMKDGMSISGLTTAASIWASSAIGVLVGVGFYGAAVLLSLISAGLMMWGAKLEARLPSRPALAIVLRFAPGFVRPHEARLREIARERGYVIAGGSFTVSFDQGQLEWRFVAVAVDGQKSARISDMADELAQLEGVAKFQMAHARN; from the coding sequence GTGAGTGCATTTGCCCTGGTCGATAAGCTCTGGCTGCTGCCGGGCGTGGCGGTCAACCTGACCCTGTTTCTGAATATGCTTGGTGCGCTGCTGCTCGGCCTGCTGGTCGGTTATGAGCGTTCCTACCATGGCCGGGCGGCGGGCATGCGCACCTATGGCATGGTCTGCATGGCGTCTTGTGCGCTGACGGTGCTCTGCGTGTACCCGCAGCACTGGTTGGGTGATCACTCATTGGCCAGCGTCGACCCGACACGGGTGATTCAGGGCGTGGTCACCGGTATCGGTTTTCTCGGCGCCGGGCTGATCATGAAGGACGGCATGAGCATCAGCGGCCTGACCACAGCGGCGTCGATCTGGGCGTCTTCGGCGATTGGTGTGCTGGTGGGCGTGGGCTTTTATGGCGCGGCGGTGCTGCTTAGCCTGATTTCCGCCGGGTTGATGATGTGGGGCGCCAAGCTGGAAGCGCGGCTACCATCGCGCCCGGCGCTGGCCATTGTGCTGCGTTTCGCTCCGGGGTTTGTCCGCCCGCATGAGGCGCGTTTGCGCGAGATTGCCCGCGAGCGCGGCTATGTGATTGCCGGCGGTTCGTTCACCGTGAGCTTTGATCAGGGCCAGCTGGAGTGGCGCTTTGTCGCCGTGGCGGTGGACGGGCAGAAGAGTGCGCGGATCAGCGATATGGCCGACGAGCTGGCGCAGCTGGAAGGGGTGGCGAAGTTTCAGATGGCCCATGCGCGCAACTGA
- the rarD gene encoding EamA family transporter RarD, whose translation MQLSGRGVALSIIASVLFAVVPGYVRLLAPLDGLQVFAQRVLWSIPAVLLLITLSRQWPMLLMACGRVRREPLLLASLPLAALLMGIQWALFVWAPLAGRMLEVSLGYFLLPLAMVLAGRVFYGERLRPLQRLAVFCALLGVAHELWLTQAFSWVVMVTVLGYPPYFMLRRWMRLDALSGFAFEMLFMAPVAIWLVLQWSPPQLFSQAPQLWWLLPGLAILSSLAFAAMMAASRLLPMGLFGILSYVEPVLLFLVALLFLGEQFNSAQWLTYLPIWLAVVLVGWDSARLLIKQARQGL comes from the coding sequence ATGCAGCTGTCTGGGCGCGGTGTGGCGCTGTCGATTATTGCCTCGGTGTTGTTTGCCGTGGTGCCCGGCTATGTGCGGCTGTTGGCGCCGCTGGATGGCTTGCAGGTGTTTGCCCAGCGGGTGCTCTGGTCGATACCGGCGGTATTGCTGCTGATTACCCTGTCGCGGCAATGGCCGATGCTGCTCATGGCCTGCGGCCGCGTGCGGCGCGAGCCATTACTGCTTGCCAGCTTGCCGCTGGCGGCGCTGCTGATGGGTATTCAGTGGGCGCTGTTTGTCTGGGCGCCGCTGGCCGGGCGCATGCTGGAAGTGTCGCTGGGCTACTTCCTGCTGCCATTGGCCATGGTGCTCGCCGGGCGGGTGTTCTATGGCGAGCGGCTGCGGCCGTTGCAGCGTTTGGCAGTATTCTGCGCCTTGCTTGGCGTGGCCCATGAACTGTGGCTGACCCAGGCGTTCTCCTGGGTGGTGATGGTCACGGTGCTGGGGTATCCGCCGTATTTCATGCTGCGCCGCTGGATGCGTCTGGACGCCTTGTCCGGTTTTGCCTTCGAGATGCTGTTTATGGCGCCGGTGGCGATCTGGCTGGTGCTGCAATGGAGCCCGCCGCAGCTGTTCAGCCAGGCGCCGCAGTTGTGGTGGCTGCTGCCGGGGCTGGCAATCCTCAGTTCTCTGGCGTTTGCCGCGATGATGGCTGCCAGTCGCCTGCTGCCAATGGGTTTGTTCGGCATTCTCAGTTATGTCGAGCCGGTGCTGCTTTTTCTGGTAGCGCTGCTGTTTCTTGGCGAGCAATTCAACAGCGCGCAATGGCTGACCTATCTGCCGATCTGGTTGGCGGTGGTTTTGGTCGGCTGGGACAGTGCACGACTGCTGATCAAGCAGGCAAGGCAAGGTTTATAG
- a CDS encoding anti-virulence regulator CigR family protein — MSRSLPLLLTGLGLVLALANADAAPKHDKAHKHGDDSDVRVDIRGPSIDIGQVRIILGDNRDLIGPAQSLPPGIRKNLARGKPLPPGIAKRFDNRLLGQLPHYEGYEWRQAGTDVVLVALATGLIYEILQNVLD, encoded by the coding sequence ATGTCCCGCTCGCTGCCCCTGTTATTAACCGGCCTTGGCCTGGTGCTAGCACTCGCTAACGCCGACGCCGCGCCCAAACATGACAAAGCCCACAAACATGGCGATGACAGCGATGTGCGCGTCGACATCAGGGGCCCGAGCATCGACATTGGCCAGGTGCGCATCATCCTTGGCGATAACCGCGACCTGATCGGCCCAGCCCAGTCTCTGCCACCGGGTATTCGCAAGAATCTGGCGCGCGGCAAGCCCCTGCCGCCAGGCATCGCCAAGCGTTTCGACAATCGCCTGCTCGGCCAACTGCCGCACTACGAGGGCTATGAGTGGCGGCAGGCTGGCACCGACGTGGTGCTGGTAGCCCTGGCTACAGGGCTGATCTACGAAATCTTGCAGAACGTGCTGGATTGA
- a CDS encoding ParB/Srx family N-terminal domain-containing protein, with amino-acid sequence MRVLAVLLLMAGMSAAAVAEDYRAAKPGELLQVRLEQLHPTQAVVGYDQIFYKLGRFAKEPNKLFDEYCEGNGQGESSKVPKGANLHQPDSFSCQGAVASRSSEMKTVVVGPEGKLYLTDGHHTFTTLWEQPEGGAKLQMWVKVTDNFSDSADLASFWQRMQDARKVWLKNGQGQVITPEQIPAQLGLNSLGDDPFRALVYFTREVAYDKPRSGDVAPEFLEFYWGNWLRGQLNLSEYDLRDKGDYRDAIGEAAKLMVALQADSPVGDSGFKAAELGGYSSVDRKEMSKMASKKLPYMVAYKATR; translated from the coding sequence ATGCGCGTTTTGGCTGTGTTGCTACTGATGGCGGGTATGAGTGCTGCGGCTGTGGCTGAGGATTACCGTGCGGCCAAGCCCGGTGAGTTGTTGCAGGTGCGCCTTGAACAGTTGCACCCGACCCAGGCCGTGGTGGGTTATGACCAGATTTTTTACAAACTGGGGCGTTTTGCCAAAGAGCCGAACAAACTCTTCGATGAGTACTGCGAGGGCAATGGCCAGGGCGAAAGCAGTAAGGTGCCAAAGGGCGCCAATCTGCATCAGCCGGACAGCTTTAGTTGCCAGGGCGCAGTGGCTTCACGCAGCAGTGAGATGAAAACTGTGGTGGTCGGCCCAGAGGGTAAGTTGTACCTGACCGATGGTCACCATACGTTCACCACGTTGTGGGAGCAGCCTGAAGGCGGTGCAAAGCTGCAGATGTGGGTCAAGGTGACCGACAACTTCAGCGACAGCGCGGATCTGGCCAGCTTCTGGCAGCGCATGCAGGATGCACGCAAGGTCTGGCTCAAGAATGGCCAGGGTCAGGTGATCACCCCAGAGCAGATTCCAGCGCAGCTCGGCCTGAACAGCCTGGGGGATGATCCCTTCCGCGCGCTGGTGTATTTCACCCGTGAAGTGGCCTACGACAAACCGCGTTCGGGCGACGTGGCACCGGAGTTTCTTGAGTTCTACTGGGGCAACTGGCTGCGCGGGCAGCTCAACCTGAGCGAGTACGACCTGCGCGACAAAGGCGACTACCGCGACGCGATTGGCGAGGCAGCCAAGCTGATGGTAGCGCTGCAGGCTGACAGCCCGGTGGGTGACAGCGGCTTCAAGGCGGCTGAGCTGGGCGGCTACTCCTCCGTCGACCGCAAGGAAATGAGCAAGATGGCCAGCAAGAAACTGCCGTATATGGTTGCCTACAAGGCCACGCGCTGA